In Lycorma delicatula isolate Av1 chromosome 10, ASM4794821v1, whole genome shotgun sequence, a genomic segment contains:
- the LOC142331146 gene encoding uncharacterized protein LOC142331146, whose protein sequence is MNNQNTSLTIEEFNLVKPENLKVENEVKSEISLTDDIPPQINLKINDVHTVKAEEEEEFYPDHQVDLLQLKEELLDIKKDHLAIEDTNLYKSENLEVKNEVVSKDIRFCIQ, encoded by the exons atgaataatcaaaacacatctctaacaattgaggagtttaacttagttaaaccagaaaatttaaaagttgaaaatgaagtg aaatctgagatctcattaaCTGATGACATTCCACCTcagattaatcttaaaattaatgatgtacacaCTGTAAAggcagaagaagaggaggaattttatccagatcat caagtagatttactacagctgaaagaggaactacttgatatcaaaaaagatcatttagcaattgaagacaccaatttgtataaatcagaaaatttagaagttaaaaatgaagtggtaagtaaggatattagattctgcatacagtga